The following proteins come from a genomic window of Phacochoerus africanus isolate WHEZ1 chromosome 9, ROS_Pafr_v1, whole genome shotgun sequence:
- the RNASE6 gene encoding ribonuclease K6 translates to MGPDLRCFPLLLLLLGLWCSVRPLCAIPKNLTRAQWFTIQHIQPSPLQCNKAMNGVNNYTRHCKPQNTFLHDSFQHVATACNLPKITCKDGQNNCHQSAKPVSLTQCNFTGGNYPNCRYKDAAQYKFFIVACYPPQKGDPPYPFVPVHLDKII, encoded by the coding sequence ATGGGGCCAGATCTGAGATGCTTTCCTCTCCTCCTATTgctgctgggactgtggtgttcAGTGCGTCCACTTTGTGCCATACCCAAGAATCTCACCAGGGCTCAATGGTTTACAATTCAGCATATTCAGCCAAGCCCTCTCCAATGCAACAAGGCAATGAACGGTGTCAACAATTATACTCGGCACTGTAAGCCTCAAAACACCTTTCTGCACGATTCCTTCCAGCACGTGGCCACTGCCTGTAATTTACCCAAAATCACCTGTAAGGATGGCCAGAACAACTGCCACCAGAGTGCAAAGCCTGTTAGCCTGACTCAGTGCAATTTCACCGGGGGGAACTATCCGAACTGCCGCTACAAAGATGCCGCCCAATACAAGTTCTTTATTGTTGCCTGTTATCCCCCACAGAAGGGCGACCCTCCTTATCCGTTTGTTCCTGTACACTTAGATAAGATCATTTAA
- the RNASE1 gene encoding ribonuclease pancreatic, with translation MAQKSLVLFLWLALVLLVLGWVQPSLGKESPAKKFQRQHMDPDSSSSNSSNYCNLMMSRRNMTQGRCKPVNTFVHESLADVQAVCSQINVNCKNGQTNCYQSNSTMHITECRQTGSSKYPNCAYKASQQEKHIIVACEGNPPVPVHFDASV, from the coding sequence ATGGCTCAGAAGTCCCTGGTCCTGTTTTTGTGGCTGGCCctggtgctgctggtgctggGGTGGGTCCAGCCTTCCCTGGGCAAGGAATCGCCAGCCAAGAAGTTCCAGCGGCAGCACATGGACCCTGACAGCTCCtccagcaacagctccaactacTGCAACCTAATGATGAGTCGCCGGAACATGACACAAGGACGGTGCAAGCCAGTGAACACCTTTGTGCACGAGTCCCTGGCAGATGTCCAGGCCGTCTGCTCCCAGATCAATGTCAACTGCAAGAATGGGCAGACCAACTGCTACCAGAGCAACTCCACCATGCACATCACAGAGTGCCGCCAGACGGGCAGCTCCAAGTACCCCAACTGTGCATACAAGGCCAGCCAGCAGGAGAAACACATCATCGTGGCCTGTGAGGGGAACCCACCCGTGCCAGTCCATTTCGATGCTTCTGTGTAG